The genomic segment ATCGCTTTCCATTGAGGGGAAAAGAAAACGAGATTGGTCTGAGCATTCCAATCCCAGATACCATCCCCCGATCCTTCTAGGGCAAATTGCCAACGGGCTTCACTTTCTCGCAGGGCCTCTTCCGCCAGTTTACGATCGGTGATGTCGATCGCAGTTCCCACAATTCGCACAATTTCGCCTTGGTCATTGCGAATGGGTGAGAGGGTTGTCAAGGTCCAGATCATCCGCCCATCAAAGAACAGTTGTTCTTCATAGGACATGCTGGCATCGGCTTGTAGACAACGTTGATAGTTCTGACGAAAGAATGATCCAATTTGACTGCCATAGGCGTCTTCTGGCGTTTTTCCCTGGGAGTCCTGGCTACTCACACCCCCATACTGTTCTGCTAAATGATTAAAGCCAGCGTAGTAAAAATTATTGTCCCGTACATCAATGGCAAAGATTGCTTCATTCGCACCATTGTAAACACTGCTGAGAAAAGCTTCCCGCTGTTGCAGTTCAATTTCTATCTGTTTGCGATCGGTAATATTGCGGCTAAGGGTTGCAAGGGCGATCGGTTCTTCTTTTTCATCTCGAATACAAACCACGTTGTAAATCATCCACAGCGCTTCGCCGGTTTGGAAGTGACGAAATCGAATTTCCGTCTCTGCCCGTCCATCCCGCAAGACCTGGGGAAACAATTCATTAATAATAAAATCTTGATCTTCAGGAAAAAAGCAGTCTCGCACAGAGATGTTAGCAAGGAAGGCATCATCAGGAATTCCAATCATTTGTTTGGCTGCGGTATTGACATAAAACGGAACCCCATCCATTCTGCAGATGCCAATAAATTCTGAACTGTTTTCAGCCAGCGCCACGAATTTGCGGATTTCAAGCTCCGCTTGTTTTCGATCGGTGATATCTTCAGCAATGCCACCGTAGAGGTAAACTTCTCCCAAGTCATTGCGAATCGCAAAGCCCCAGTCCCAAATCCAGCGAACTGCACCATTGGGCTGAACAATGCGATATTCCACAGCGCTAGAGGCTCCTTGGCGCTGCTGTTGCAGTTTCGATTGAACTCGATCGCGATCGTCGGGATGGATGGATTCCAACCAGGAATCAGGCTGATCGATGAGGCTTTGGCGCGATCGGCCCCAAACCATTTCGTAGGATGGACTCACGTAGAGATTGTCGAGGGTGGTGGAATGGGCAATCCAGATCACCGCATGGCTATTTTCAGCAAACTGGCGAAATATTTCCTCACTTTTTTGGAGTTCTGTCTCCATCCGTTTACAATCGCTCACATCTCGCAAAATTGACAGATAGCGACCGGGAATAAAATTCGCGATCGCATTAAATTCTGTATCTCGGGTTGTACCATCTGGACGGTGCAAGCGAAAGTGTCCCGATAGTTGTCCAACTTGCAAAAACTGTTGCCAAACTTGAGCAATATCCAAGGTGGGATCGGCAAAGTTAGCAATACTGGAGCATAACAATTCGTCCTTAGGAACCCCAAATAATTGACAAGCCGCTGGATTGGCATCCAGATATTGTCCTTCATCATTAGCAATGACAATTGCATTCAAGGCATGATTAAACAATGCTTGCCATTGATCCCGTTGTTGTTGCAGCGATCGATTCACTTCAATCAGTTTGGTGGTTCGTTCAACGACTTTTTTGTCCAAATCATCACGGGCAATTTGCAATTTTTGTCTTTCCTGTTCGATCGTCTGATAAGCCCTTTCTAATTCTTGTTTTTTTTGATGTAGTTCAGCTTCTATCGATCGTAATTGTTCTAAGGTTATCTGAAGTTCTGCATTAACGGCCTTCAACTCGGCAATTTGAGGCATTGTCAATTGCTCGATCGGTTGAGATTCCAAGGCCGATGCATAGAGTGGATTGAACTGATAGCCCTCTCTAGGTTTTGTTTTAATAAAATCCTTCGGTGCCCCCACAGCACCCAACTTTTTGCGCAGATCCTTAATATGCACCCGCACCGCTTCTTCCCCCGGAGAATCTACCGAATTCCAAGCATGATCTAAAATTGATCTTGAATGAAAGATTTTCTCCGGTTCCCGCAGTAAGAGTTCTAGAATGGAATATTCCTTGGGAGTGACTGACAGAAGCTGAGTTCCATAGGCAACCCGGCGACTGCTAGGGTCAAGGGATAATTTCCCAAAGACGAGAATAGGTTGATTCGTTACGTTACCTCGTCGCAGTAAGGCTTGAATCCGTGCAATCAATTCTGCAACATCAAAGGGCTTAACAACATAGTCATCCGCTCCGGCATTGAGGGCGATCGCTTTCTGTTGCACATCCGTTTGGCCAGTCAGCAACAAAATCGGCTGCTGAAATCCCTTAGCCCGGAGCTGCTGGCACACACTCACACCATCCAACCGAGGCAGCCCCACATCCAGCAGGATTAAATCGTATTCAAAGGCATCAGCCATCGCTAAGGCAGCTTCACCATCGGTGGCCAAATCGACTGCATAATGATGACTTGCCAATAGTAGGTTTAAAGCTTGGGCAATGGTGTATTCATCTTCAACCACTAGAATTTTCATAATCCACTCCAGACCCAATACTCTAGAGCATTTGTTCTATAAAGCTTTTCCCTGATACCGTCGTAATTGCTCCCGCTCAAATTCTTTTCTGAAGCCCTTATTTTTAGAATAACTTAGTTTTTCTAGATTATTGTGTAGGTTGATTTTCGCGCTCCTCACAGTTTCTTTACAACTCATCTTCCATACTACTGAAGAAAGTTCAGTCTGAATTTGGAATTCTGAGCCTTCTGGAAAACCAGATGTTGGCTGAATTTGACTCCCCTAGCTCCAGAGCTTCTCCTAGATTGGTAAAAGTCTCACTTGATCTAATTATGCTCTTGCGAATTAGGAGAAGTTTATTCTTGTAGGAATCGTTAGGGTATTCCCCTCATTTGGTAAATAGTTATAGTGAAATCAAGGGATTCAAACAATGGTCAATACTTGCAAGAAATTTTTCTCACAAAATTTCATACCATTGCCCAAGCATATCCTCGAAATTCTTAGAGGACTGCAACCGAGTCAACCTGAATCTATTCCAAGCAGTTTTTACATTTATGACCTCGTTGAGCAACGCACTCTCTGCTCAAGTTCTTCGATCGCAGTACTCTTAGGCTACACTGCCGAGGAAATTGATGCCATGGGTC from the Alkalinema sp. FACHB-956 genome contains:
- a CDS encoding PAS domain S-box protein, yielding MKILVVEDEYTIAQALNLLLASHHYAVDLATDGEAALAMADAFEYDLILLDVGLPRLDGVSVCQQLRAKGFQQPILLLTGQTDVQQKAIALNAGADDYVVKPFDVAELIARIQALLRRGNVTNQPILVFGKLSLDPSSRRVAYGTQLLSVTPKEYSILELLLREPEKIFHSRSILDHAWNSVDSPGEEAVRVHIKDLRKKLGAVGAPKDFIKTKPREGYQFNPLYASALESQPIEQLTMPQIAELKAVNAELQITLEQLRSIEAELHQKKQELERAYQTIEQERQKLQIARDDLDKKVVERTTKLIEVNRSLQQQRDQWQALFNHALNAIVIANDEGQYLDANPAACQLFGVPKDELLCSSIANFADPTLDIAQVWQQFLQVGQLSGHFRLHRPDGTTRDTEFNAIANFIPGRYLSILRDVSDCKRMETELQKSEEIFRQFAENSHAVIWIAHSTTLDNLYVSPSYEMVWGRSRQSLIDQPDSWLESIHPDDRDRVQSKLQQQRQGASSAVEYRIVQPNGAVRWIWDWGFAIRNDLGEVYLYGGIAEDITDRKQAELEIRKFVALAENSSEFIGICRMDGVPFYVNTAAKQMIGIPDDAFLANISVRDCFFPEDQDFIINELFPQVLRDGRAETEIRFRHFQTGEALWMIYNVVCIRDEKEEPIALATLSRNITDRKQIEIELQQREAFLSSVYNGANEAIFAIDVRDNNFYYAGFNHLAEQYGGVSSQDSQGKTPEDAYGSQIGSFFRQNYQRCLQADASMSYEEQLFFDGRMIWTLTTLSPIRNDQGEIVRIVGTAIDITDRKLAEEALRESEARWQFALEGSGDGIWDWNAQTNLVFFSPQWKAMIGYADSEIGNTLDEWDSRVHPEDREQCYADLNQHFRGETPIYKNEHRMRCKDGSYKWILDRGKVIEWAADGKPLRVMGTHTDITDRKLAEQTIREQAALLEIASDAIFVRDLNNCILYWNPAAEQLYGWTKAEAIGQPADRLLQNYEASIEIIMQRLMDTGHWQGEIFNMTKQGKQVMIEARWTLIRDDLGQPQSILAVNTDITEKKLLEAQFYQTQRLESLGTLASGIAHDLNNVLTPVLAISKLLQLKPLKLQEEKSQQMLKIIENSAKRGADMIQQILAFTRSTSGEQSPVEVTSLVQDVINVIRPTFPKSIEIYQQIPDTPLALISANATQLHQVLLNLCVNARDAMSQGGVLTLSVENFYVDEIFARMTLESQVGNYVLFTVTDTGMGIPSEIRDRIFDPFFTTKEPGSGTGLGLSTVLGIIKNHGGFLQLTSQVGQGSQFKLYLPAIEFTLEPQAPLEVCPQGEGEWVLIVEDDIPVQQATRVSLEHYQYTTLVANNGIAAIELYTQHRNEVKVIIIDIMMPDVDGITTIRVLKSMNPQAVIIAVSGLSAHREAALAAGARLFLEKPYTLESLLYSVYHLVQESH